The following coding sequences lie in one Longimicrobium sp. genomic window:
- a CDS encoding helix-turn-helix transcriptional regulator: MTAGELKMRLSLVVKARVGNPESQEERAAAVGLGRSTLRNYESATLPVPPMLARLARALDRVEDLEAENRNLKVRLAIAEQAGGVRTQARQARPARLEARYPLRKVVSAQVWKESWTLLLDCDHVEYSDLAPSQLRAVARGEVPRAPKTCRCRSCHHAAQS, translated from the coding sequence ATGACGGCCGGCGAGTTGAAGATGCGGCTCTCTCTGGTGGTCAAGGCGCGTGTGGGCAACCCCGAGTCGCAGGAGGAGCGCGCCGCGGCGGTGGGGCTCGGCCGGTCGACGCTTCGCAACTACGAGAGCGCAACGCTGCCCGTGCCGCCCATGCTGGCTCGCCTGGCCCGCGCCCTGGACCGAGTGGAAGACCTGGAGGCGGAGAACCGGAACCTGAAGGTCCGGCTGGCCATCGCAGAACAGGCGGGCGGGGTCCGCACCCAGGCGCGGCAGGCGCGTCCGGCACGCCTCGAAGCCAGGTATCCGCTGCGCAAGGTCGTCTCCGCCCAGGTGTGGAAGGAGTCGTGGACGCTGCTCCTCGATTGCGACCACGTGGAATATTCCGACCTCGCGCCGAGTCAGCTCCGGGCGGTCGCGCGGGGGGAGGTGCCTCGCGCGCCCAAAACATGCCGGTGCCGCTCCTGCCACCATGCGGCGCAGAGTTGA